From the genome of Granulicella arctica, one region includes:
- a CDS encoding PadR family transcriptional regulator, translating into MEERLELPQGTLDLLILKALALGSMHGWAISERLQQISREALQVQQGSLYPALHRLERRGWISAKWATSENNRRAKYYKLTPRGQKQLETETTAWRKLAAAVGLVLDMTAGESNAH; encoded by the coding sequence ATGGAAGAACGATTAGAGCTGCCACAGGGCACGCTGGACTTGCTCATTTTGAAAGCGCTGGCGCTTGGGTCGATGCACGGTTGGGCGATTTCAGAGCGGCTACAGCAGATCTCCCGTGAAGCCCTGCAAGTACAACAGGGATCGCTCTACCCCGCTCTGCATCGCTTAGAGCGCCGAGGCTGGATTAGCGCAAAGTGGGCTACGAGCGAGAACAACCGCCGCGCAAAGTATTACAAGCTGACGCCGCGCGGACAGAAGCAATTGGAGACCGAGACCACTGCATGGCGCAAACTCGCCGCTGCAGTGGGCCTTGTGCTTGACATGACGGCAGGAGAGTCAAATGCTCACTGA
- a CDS encoding SprT-like domain-containing protein, which yields MQTNPQPFVSYEANLEPTITEREYRAFQVAYDFLNAELFGGALPHVLVTLQRHANAKGYFAANRFEGRTDGARAHELAMNPDVFTGRSDELILSTLAHEMAHVWQQTHGKAPRAAYHDRQWAAKMKEIGLYPSTTGEPGGKETGQSVTHYIVLGGPYALAYAKLAKTGFRLNWQSFPFTAERKKKAASKTKYTCTSCGTNAWAKPETALICGTCYEAEDGEIRIMEPEEQEEEQQEAA from the coding sequence ATGCAGACCAACCCACAGCCTTTCGTATCGTACGAAGCAAACTTAGAGCCCACGATAACCGAGCGTGAGTACCGGGCCTTTCAAGTTGCTTACGACTTCCTAAACGCTGAACTCTTCGGCGGAGCCCTTCCTCATGTACTTGTGACGCTCCAGCGCCACGCAAACGCTAAAGGATACTTCGCAGCAAACCGTTTTGAGGGACGCACAGATGGAGCCAGGGCTCATGAGTTGGCGATGAACCCGGATGTCTTCACGGGGAGGAGTGATGAGCTAATTCTTTCGACTCTTGCTCATGAGATGGCGCACGTATGGCAGCAGACACATGGCAAAGCCCCGCGTGCGGCTTACCACGATCGCCAGTGGGCGGCCAAGATGAAGGAAATTGGTCTTTATCCATCGACTACCGGCGAGCCAGGCGGCAAAGAGACGGGTCAAAGCGTAACGCATTACATCGTTCTGGGTGGGCCGTATGCACTCGCATACGCAAAGCTGGCGAAGACCGGCTTTCGTCTTAATTGGCAATCCTTTCCGTTCACTGCCGAGCGTAAGAAGAAGGCGGCAAGCAAGACGAAGTACACATGCACGAGCTGCGGAACTAACGCATGGGCGAAACCGGAAACAGCCCTTATCTGTGGAACTTGCTACGAGGCCGAAGATGGGGAGATAAGGATCATGGAGCCCGAAGAGCAGGAAGAAGAGCAACAGGAGGCGGCTTAG